The nucleotide sequence CCAACGTGGCCCTGATCGGCGCGTTCGCGGCCAAGGAAGTCTTCGTCTCCACCATGGCCACGGCCTATTCCATGGGCGAGGTCGATCCCGAGGAATCGGAGTCTTTAAGCGAAAAGCTGGCCGCCGACCCGGCCTGGACCCTGCCGGCCATCTTAAGCGTCTTCGTCTTCATGCTTCTTTACACGCCCTGCATGGTCACGGTGGTGGCCATCGCCAAGGAAACCAACTGGAAGTGGGCCACCTTCTCGGTCTTCGGCTCCATGGCCTTCGCCTTCGCGGTGTCGGTGGCCATCTACCAGATCGGCAAGCTGATCCTCGTCTGACGCCGTCGCCAACCGACGCCAAAGCGCCCGGAGAGGTTTGTCTCTCCGGGCGCTTTCTTGTGGAGGAGAGGGCCGGCGGGCCGGGTTTCGGGGCGGACGGTGCCCCGGCGGCGCGCCGGGTGCGCGTCAGGCCGGCGCCTCGCCCTTGGCCGGGTCCGGACAGCCGCCGCCCGGCCGGGCCGGCAGCAGGGCGCAGGCCAGTTCGGCAAAGCCCGGGTCGTCGTGGCCGAACCGCCCGCCCCGGCAGGTAGCCCGCTCCACGATGCGGCCATCGCGCATGACCGCCGCCTCGCCGCAAAGCCGCGCCACCACCCGCAGGTCGTGGGAGATGAAAAGACAGCTCACGCCGGACTCGCGGCCAAGGGCGGCCAGCAGGTCCATGACCTGGGCCTGGGCCAGCATGTCCAGGGAACTGACGGCTTCGTCCAGGACGAGCACCTCGGGCGAGGAGGCCATGGCCCTGGCGATGCAGGCCCGCTGGAGCTGGCCGCCGCTTAACTGCGACGGCCGCTTGGCCACAAAGGCCCCCGGCAGTCCCACCCGTTCCAGGAGTTCCCCGGCCCGGCGCAGTTGCTGCCCGCGGCTGGCCCGGTCGAAGTTGGCCAGGGGCTCGCCGATGGTCTCGCCGATGGTCAGGCGCGGATTGACCGCGCCGTGGAAGTTCTGGAAGACCACCTGGACGTTTCGCCGGTAGAGCCGCCAGTCCGGGCCGGACAGGCGGCGAATGTCGCGCCCCTTGTAGCGCACGAGGCCGGCGTCGGGGCGCTCCAACCCAAGCAGCAGCCGGCCCAGGGTCGATTTGCCGCAGCCGCTGCGGCCCACCAACCCCAGGCGCTGGCCCGCCGCCAGGGACAGGTCCACGCCGGCAAGCACCGGCTTTTTCACGCCTCCGCCGAACATGCCGCCCTGGGCGTAGCCCTTGGCGACCTCCACCGCTTCCAATACCGGGGTCATGGCCTGGCTCCTTGGTCGTTTGCGGCGCGCGGCGACGGGGCCGCCAGGGCGTCGTGGAGATCGTAATGGGCCGTAAGCAAGGTGCGGCCGTAGTCGCTTTGGGGGGCCTCGAAAAAGGCCGCGGCCGACCCGGTTTCCAGGAGCCGGCCGTGGCGCATGACGGCCACCCGGTCGGCCAGCCGGGCGGCCACGGACAGATCGTGGGTGACCAGCAGCACGGCCAGGCCGCGTGAGCGGCGCAGGGCGTCGATGCAGTCAAGGGCCTTGGCCTGGGCCGGCATGTCGAGGTCGGTGGTGGGTTCGTCGGCCAAAAGCAGGCCCGGATCGCCGAGCATGGCCAGGGCCAGCATGACCCGCTGGAGCATGCCGCCGCTGAGCTGGAACGGATAGAGCGGCAAGAGCGTCCCGGGGGCGTCGAAACCGACCTCGGCCAGGGCGGCCACGGCCCGGATATCCGGCGCGCCGCCAAGGCCCAGGCCGCGCACGGTCTCGCGGAAATGCCCGCGCACGGTCATGACCGGATCAAAGCAGCTCGACGGATTTTGCAGCACCATGGCCGCGTCGCGGCCCCGGCGGACGGTTTCCCGGCCGCCCACGCGGATGCGCCCGGCGGTTTGGCGCACTCCGGGGGGCAAGAGGTCCATGACCGCCAGGCAGGTCATGGATTTGCCCGAGCCGGATTCGCCGATAAGGGCCAGCACCTCGCCCGGGGCCACGGACAGACCAAGTCCGCGCACCAGGGGCGTTTCGTGGGGCGGGCGGCCGGCAACAATGTCGAGATTTTCGACGGCGAGGACGGGATTAGTGGCCATGGTCCAGCTCCGAGGCAAGATGGGGGTCGAGGCGGTCGCGCAGGGCGTCGCCCAGGATGTTGGCGGCCATGACCGACAGGAAGATCATCAGCCCCGGAAAGAGCATGAGTTGGGGAGCGGTGCGCAGAAACTGCCGGGCGTCGCCGATCATGACGCCCCATTCCGGGGTCGGCGGCTGCACCCCCAGGCCCAGGAATGACAGGCCCGAGACGTGGAGCATCATGTGGCCGATGTCCAGGCTGGCCAGCACCGCCATCTGGGCCGCCACCGGCGGCAGGATGTGGCGCGCCCCCAGGAGCAGGGCCGGCGTGCCGGCCACCTTGGCGGCCAGGACATGCTCGCGGTTTCGCAACTGCAGCACCATGCCGCGCACCATGCGGGCGTACCAGGCCCAATGGGTCATGACGATGGCGATGATGACGTTGGTCAGCCCCGTGCCCAGGATGCCGATGAGAAACAGGGCCAGGATGAAGGTGGGGAAGGTCAGGATCACGTCGCACAGGCGCATGATGACGGCGTCGGCCGTGCCGCCGAGATAGCCCGAGGCTCCGCCGACGACAAACGACAGGATCAGGATGGCGGCGATGATGACCGCCACCGAGCCCAGGGAGGCCCGGGCGCCGTAGACCAGCCGCGAATAGATGGAGCGGCCCAGGTGGTCGGTGCCCAGGGGTTCGGACAGGCTTGGCGGTTCGAGCTTGCGGCCGATGTCGGTGTGGTCGGGATTGGCTGTGGCCAGAAACGGGGCAAAGGCGGCCATGGCGACGAGGACGGCGGCCACGATCAGGGCCATGGCCGTGAGTTTCTTGGCGAAAAGGGCGCGCATCATGCCCGGCCTCCCTGGCCGCCCAGGCGCATCCTCGGGTCGGCCACGGCATAGGCGATGTCCACGGCCAGATTGCAGACCACGAAGATGACGGTCATGACCAGCATGAAGCACTGCAGCACCGGGAAATCGCGGTTGTAGATGCTGGAAACGGCGTAGCGCCCGACCCCGGGCCAGGAAAAGACGCTCTCCACCACCACCGCGCCGCCCAGCAGCTCGCCCACGTGCATGCCCGTGGCCGTGAGGATGGGAATAAGCGCGTTGACGAACATGTGCCGCCACACCACCGTGCCCTCGCCGACCCCGCGCGCCCGGGCGTAGAGGATGAAGCGGTGGTGCATGGTTTCGAGCATGCTGGCCCGAATGAGGCGGGTGTTGACGGCCAGGGACATCAGCGCCAGCGAAACCGCCGGCATGACGAGATGGGAAAGCCCGCCGCGCCCCAGGGGCGGCAGCCAGCCAAGCTGCACGGAAAACAGCCATACCAGCAAAAAGCCGAACCAGAAATTGGGTATGGACACGCCGGCAAAGGCCACGGCCCGGGTCAGGTGGTCCAGGGCGGTGTCGCGCCTTAGCGCCGCAGCCACGCCCATGGGCACGGACAGGCCCAGGGTGATCAAAAGCGACGCGCCGGCCAGTTCCAAGGTGGCCGGCAGATAATAGAGGATTTCATCCATGACCGGGCGTCCGGTGACGTAGGAACGGCCGAAGTCCAGTCGCGCGGCCTTGGCCAGCCAGGTCGCGTATTGGGCGGACAGCGGCTTGTCCAGGCCCAGGGTTTCCCGGGCCAAGGCCAGGTTCTCGGTGGTGGGGGGAATCTGGGACAGGCGCAGATAGGCCATGGCCGGGTCGCCAGGGGCCAACCGCAGGATGGCGAAGATGACCAGGGACACGGCCAGCAAAATGACCGGCAACACGGCCAGCCGGCGCAGAATATAGGACAGCACGGGGCACTCCTTGGCCGGCCGGGCCGCCTGTTGGCGGCCCGGCCGTCGCTAGCGTCATGTTCGGGCAATCCCTGAACGCTAGTCCGTACGGTAATAGTCTTGAATCATTTGGCATTCATGCAAAAAAACTTAAGTGGTTTTTGCGGGTGACGCATTAGCGTTTGGTCATGCCCTCGAAGGGAATCTCGTACTTGGTCGGCATGAAACCGGGGTCCGTGACGTCCTGGCGATGGACCACGATGTTGGTCATGTTGGTCAGGGGCAGGTAGACGGCCTGCTCATGCAGGGTGGTCAGAATGTCCTTGTACAGGGCGGCGCGTTTATCCTCGTCGGTGGAGGTCAGTGCCTGGGTGATCTTGGCGTCGATGTTGGCCTTCATGGGCAGCCCGACCTGGGCCTGGTAGTCGGCGTGGGAGGGGGAACGCATGGAGCCGACCACGGCGTGGGGCTCGTAGGGGGGGCCTGAGGTGTCGTTGAAGATGATGCCGAAGTCGCCGTCGTGCTGGCGCTTGCCAAAGGCGTCGCTTTCCTCGCCGACCAGACGGATGCGCATGCCGACCTTGGCCAGCTCCCCCTGCATGAGTTCGGCGATGAACTTTTGCAGGGCGTCGTTGCCGATGAAGCACAAGTCGATTTCCAGGTCCTGGCCGTCCTTCTGGCGCACGGACGCGCCCTTGGGGAGCTTCCAGCCGGCGTCGTCCAGAAGCTTTTCGGCCTTGGCCGGGTCAAGGGCGAAAGGCGGCAGCTTGAGGTCGCAGTAGGGGATGTCCGAGGCGAAAAGCGTGTCGGCCGGCTTTTCCACGTCCAGGAACACGCCCTTGACCAGGGCCGCCTTGTCCACGGCGTGGGCCACGGCCTGGCGCACGGCCAGGTCGCGGGTGGGGCCGCGCCCGGAGTTGAGGCACAGGGCGCGTGTGCCCAGGGGGCCGGAGATCCCGGTGACGTTGGCCTTGTCGGCGGCCAGCAGCTTGAAGGCGTCCATGCCGATCTGGCCCGAGGCATGGCCGCCGGAACCGTAGATGAGATCCACGTCGCCGGTCTCGTAGGCGGTCAGCCGGGCGTTGGGATCGGAGATGACCTTGACGCGCACGCGCTCCAGGGCCGGCTTTTTGCCCCAGTACTTGTCGTTTCGTATAAACAGGTCGTACTCGCCGAGTTTGGTTTCGGTCAGGAGCCACGGCCCGGTGCCCACGGCCTTCTTGAGGCCCTTGGACGTGTCGCCGTCCTCGGGGAAGACGGCCGGCGAGGCAAAGCGCAGGGGGCGGATCAGGGACAGTTCCTGGAGGGCCGGATAATAGGGACTTTTGAGTTTCATGACGAAGGTGGCCGGGTCCGGAGCTTCCAGGACGTCGAGCTGGTTGACGAGTTCCAGCCATTTGTGGCGGGCGAGATTTTTACGCACGGCCTCGAAATTGGCCTTGACCGCGGCCGCGTCAAAGGGCGTGCCGTCGGAGAAGGTCACCCCCTGGCGCAGGTGGAAGGTGTAGGTGCGCCCGTCAGGGGAGATGTCCCAGCGCTCGGCCAGCCAGGGCACGATCTTGCCGCCTTCGGCGTAGCGCACCAGGGGCTCGTAGAGCATGTTCTGGGCGTACATCTGGTTGGGGGAGTAGAGGTGGGGATTAAGCGGCCCGCAGTTGGACTGCCAGGAAAAGACCAGCTCGTTCCCGCCGGCCAGGGCCGGGGCGGCCGGGACGGCGAGCAACAGGGCCAGGGCCAGGACGCGGAAGAAAATCGCCATGATCGTGCTCCCGTTGTGGATACGAAAATTTAAAAAAGTAGCGCTTAATAGCAAATACTGTTGAATGAAGCAATCTTCAGCTGACGGAAAAATGGAATCGGCGAAGGGAGAAGCGTGTCCCAGGCCGTGTCGGTAAGCAGGCGGCGCGGCGGCGAGGGGATGAAAACGGCCCAGCCGGGGCGGCTTCTTCCGCGCCGGCTGGGAGAAAGCCAAGGCAAAAAAAAGCGCCCCGGACGGCTGGTCCGGGGCGTATGGCGGCGAAAGCGGAAGCGCCGGCGGCCTAGCGGAAGACCACGGTCTTGTTGCCGAAAACGATCACCCGGTCTTCCAGGTGCCAGGTCACGGCCCGGGCCAGCACCGTGCGTTCCAGCTCGCTGCCCATGGCTTTGAGATCGGCCACGCTGTGGCGATGGGTCACACGAGCGGTGTCCTGCTCGATGATGGGGCCGGCGTCGAGTTCGGCCGTGACGTAGTGGGCCGTGGCCCCGATGAGCTTCACGCCCTTTTCGTGGGCCTGGCGGTAGGGGTCGGCCCCGACAAAGGCCGGCAGAAAGGAGTGGTGGATGTTGATGACCCGGTTGTCGTAGGGCCGCAGGAAATCCCCCGAGACCACCCGCATGTAGCGGGCCAGGACCAGCAAGTCCACGCCGGTCCCGAGCAGTTCGGCCATGCGGGCCTCGGCCTCGGGCATGCCGCCGTCGCCCACCGGCACGCAGTGGTAGGGCACGCCGAAGCCTTCCACGGCCTCGCGCGGGTCCTCGTGGTTGCCGATGACCATGGCGATGTCGCAGGGCAGCTCCTTGCGGGCATAGCGCCACAACAGCTCCATCAGGCAGTGGTCGTGGCGCGAGACCAGCACGGCCACGCGTTTGGGCACGTCGGAGTAGGACAACCGCCAGTCCATGTCGAAGCGGTTGCCCACCACTTCGCCAAAGGCGGCCTCCAGGGCGGCCCGGGACACGTCGATGTAGGGCGTGTAGAATTCCAGGCGCATGAAAAACGTGCCGCCCTCGGGATCGGTGGAGTGCTGGTCGAGGTCGATGATGTTGGCCCCGTGGGTGTACAGAAACGTGGTCACGGCGGAGACGATGCCGGGCCGGTCGGGGCAGGTGATGCGCAGTCGGGCGGTGGCGGACATGATTTGTGGTCCTTTTGCGGTTTCTTGGCCGGAAAAACCGGGAAAAAGGGCATAGCCCAGAACGCCTTCCGACGCCAGCGGGGAGTCGGCAAAGAATGTTCGGACAATATTGTCAAAATCTGAAAATTGTTTTACTGACAGCCGGTCCCAAGGTCCATTGCCGGTTCCGGCAAGGCCGTTGGCCGAAGCCCGCGGTTTTTCAGCTGGTTCTGGAAAAACGGGCGTCGGGCCTGGGGGACGGGCGAAGCCGAGTGTGCAGGATTTGCCGGGATACTTGGAAAGTTTAATAATTTCAGTAAATTGGTGATTCGTCCCGTCATCGGATGTTTCACAAAAATGTTGGACGCCTGGGTCCGGGGGATTCCCTTCAATCTGGACTTGAGCTATAGACCGTGTCTTGGAGTCAAGGTGTAAGTACTTGAAATCGACTGCAAACAGGAGGCGTTCATGAAAAGGTCCTGGCTGATTGCCCTTTTTTGCGTTCTGGGCCTGGCTTCGCCGGTCCGGGCTGCCGACACCGTCAAACTGGGTTTCAACATCCCGCTGACCGGCGACATCCCTGACGTCGGCGAATCGTCCAAGAACGCGGCCGAGATGCTCAAGAAGAAGATCAACGACGCCGGCGGCCTGAAAGTGGGCGACAAAACCTACAAAGTCGAATTCATCTACGAAGACAACGAGTCCAAGGCCGAATCCGCCCTGTCCGCCACGCGCAAGCTCATCACCCAGGACGGCGTCATCGGCATGGTCGGCCCCCAGTCCAGCAAGCAGGCCGTGCCCGCCGCCGAAGCCGCCAATGAGCTGAAGACCCCGATGATGGCCCCCTGGTCCACCAACCCCAACACCACCAAGAACCGCCCCTTCGTTTTCCGCGGCTGCTTCCTGGACACCTTCCAGGGCCCCACCGCCGCCAAGTTCGCCAGCGAAGAGTTCAAGGCCAAAAAGGCCGCGGTGCTCTACGACATCGCCTCCGACTACCCCAAGGGCCTGGCCGAGGACTTCAAGGCCGCCTTTGAAAAGATCAACGGCCCCGGCTCGGTTGTCGCCTTCGAGACCTTCACCACCAAGGACGTGGACTTCTCGGCCCAGCTGACCAACATCGCCAAGTCCGGCGCGGAAGTGCTTTTTGTGCCCCAGTACTACAACGAAGTGCCGCTTATCGTGCAGCAGGCCAAGTCCCTGGGCTTCAACAAGCCCGTGCTCGGCTCCGATTCCTGGGGTTCGGGCGACCTGATGGGCCTTTGCGGCGACAACTGCAAGGGCTTTTTCTTCGTCACCCACTACGCCGCCGCCGGCGCCCAGGGCAAGACCAAGGAATTCATCGACGAGTACACCAAGCTCTACAAGAAGACCCCCGACGACGTCGCCGCCCTGACCTGGGACAGCGCCAACCTGATGCTCGCCGCCCTGCAGGCCGCCGGCCCCATGTCCGGCGATCTGGCCAAGGACCGCGAGGCCCTCATGAAGGCCATGGCCGGCATCAAGAAGTTTGAAGGCATCACCGGCAACATGTCCTATCCCGCCACCGGCGACCACGACCCCATCAAGTGCGCCGTGGTGGTCAAGATCGACGACGCTGGCAAGTTCGCCTTCTACAAGTCCGTCTGCCCGTAGACGGAAGTTCCGTGAACCTTGGCGCGGCCCGGAAGCTTCCGGGCCGCGCTTCCCCAACGATGCGCCGAAAGGGGGTCCCCGTTGCTCCAGAGCTTCCTGCAAAACATTCTAAACGCCTTGCAGTGGGGGAGCTTTTATTCCCTTATTGCCCTGGGCTACTGCCTGGTCTACGGCGTTTTGTTGCTGATCAACTTCGCCCATGGCGACATTTTCATGGTCGGGGCCTACATCGCCTTTTACTGCTGCATGTTCCTGCTCGGCAAGTTCGGCGTCTTCGCCGGCCTGCCCGGCTGGATGGTGCTGGCCGTGGCCGTCCCCCTGACCATGGTCCTCACCGCCGTGGTCGGCGTCACCCTGGAGCGCATCGCCTACCGGCCGCTGCGGCGCAAGGGCGTCAACCGCCTCTACGTCGTCATCACGGCGCTGATGTGCGGACTCATCCTGGAAAACGGCAACCTCGCCCTGCTCGGAGCCAGCCGCAAAAGCTTTCCCACACTGGTGCCCGTCAAGGTCTTCGAGGTTTTCGGCGTCACGGTCACCAACATTAAGCTCATGGTCATCGGCGTGGCCATCCTGTCCTTTTTGTTGCTGCACTTCATCGTGACGCGCACCAAGATCGGCATGGCCATGCGGGCCATCTCCTATGACCGGTTCGCCGTGCCGCTCATGGGCATCCCGGCCGACACGGTCATCGTCTTCACCTTCGTGCTCGGCTCCGGCTTCGCCGGTCTGGCCGGGCTCTTTTTCGCCATGACCTACCCGGTCATCGACCCCTATATGGGGGCGCTCATTGGCTGGAAGGCCTTCATCGCGGCCGTGGTCGGCGGCATCGGCTCCATTGCCGGGGCCTTTGCCGGCGGGTTTTTGCTGGGGTTCGTCGAAATCATGGTGGTGGCGTTTTTCCCCTCCACCTACCGCGACCTGATTGCCTTCTCGATTTTGCTCCTCATCCTGTCCATCCGGCCCACCGGCCTCTTCGGCGTGGCCCGGCGGACCAAAATTTAAGGCTCGCAAGGGGGAATGAGTATGCAGCGCCTGACCGTGCCCGCCTTGCTGGCCTGTCTGTTCGGGGTTCTGCTCTGGGCCGCCGGCACCGGAGCCCTCAACGTCTACTGGCAGTCCGTGCTCATGTTCATGGGCGTCAACATCATCCTGGCCACGAGCCTCAACATCATCAACGGCAACATGGGCGAGTTCTCCTGCGGCCATGCCGGCTTCATGGCTGTCGGGGCCTACGTGTCCTCGCTTCTCTCCGTGGCGCTTTTCACCAAGAGCCAGGTTTTCGGCGAACCGCTCATCGGCCCGTCGGCGGCCGTGTGGCTTTTCCCGCTGGTGCTGATCGCCGGAGCCCTGGCCGCCTCCCTGGTGGGGCTTCTGGTCGCCATCCCCTCGTTTAAAACCCGGGGCGATTACTTGGCCATCATCACCATCGCCGCCGCCTACATCGTCAAGTCCACCATCGAGAACATCGGGGCCATCGGCGGCGCGCGCGGCTTCATGGGCATGAGCGCGGTCATGAGCGCCATGAACGAGACCATAAACCTGCCCTGGATCATGATCTGGGTGTTTATCGGCACGGTCTTTTCCGTGTGGCTCATCCGGCGGTTTATCTACTCGACCTTCGGCAAGGGCGTGGACGCCATCTGCCAGGACGAGATCGCGGCCGAGATCATGAGCGTCAACACCGACCGGGTCAAACTCGTGGCCTTCATGGTCTCCTGCGGCCTGGCCGGCCTGGCCGGCGGGCTTTTCGCCCACATCCTGGGCTACGTGAACCCGGGCACGTTCACCATCCTCAAATCCACCGAGATCATGGTCATGGTCTATCTCGGCGGCATGGGCTCCTTGTCCGGCTCTGTGCTGGCCGCCATCCTCATGACGCTTTTGATCGAATACCTGCGCGACGCGTTCGGCTTCCTCAACACCTTTTTGCACTACATCTCGGTCATCCCGGATTCCTATGAGGTGACCCAGGTCTGGAAGTGGGTGGTCATTCCGCTGCTGCTGGTCCTTCTCATGCAGTTTCGCCCCGAGGGCATCATGGGGCGTCGCGAGCTGGCCGACGTGTTTCCCGGGCTTCGCAAATTCTACAAGTTCAAGGGGTAGGCCGTGGCGCTTCTCGACGTAAAGGAAATGACCCAGTACTTCGGCGGGCTGTGCGCCGTGTCGGAGTTCACGGTGGCCCTGGAGCAGGGCCAGATGGCGGCGCTTATCGGCCCCAACGGCGCGGGCAAGACCACGGTCTTTAACCTCGTCAGCGGCTTTTACAAGCCCACGCGTGGCGAGATCATCTTCGACGGCCAGTCCATCAAGGGCTTGAAGCCCCATCAGGTGACCTCGCGCGGCATTGCCCGGACCTTCCAGAACATCCGCCTGTGGTTCGAGATGACCGTGCTCGACAACATCCGTATCGCCCAGCACCACGCCCTGGGCTACGGGCTTTTCGACTGCTTCCTGCGCACCCCGCGCTACATGCAGCGCGAGCGCGACATCGAGGACCACGCCATGGAGGTGCTCTCCCGCCTGGGTCTGGCCGAGGTGGCGCATGAGCTGCCCAAGAACCTGCCCTACGGCGTGCAGCGGCTGGTGGAGATCGCCCGGGCCCTGTCCATCAAGCCCAAGCTCCTCATGCTCGACGAGCCGGCCGCCGGCCTCAACTCGGCCGACGTCGAGGGGCTGATAAAGCTCATCGGCGACATCCATAGGGACTACGGCATCGCCATCTGGATGATCGAACACCAGATGGACGTGGTCATGTCCCTGTGTTCCTGGATCAAGGTCATCGATTTCGGGGCCACCATCGCCGAGGGCACGCCCGAAGGCATCCAGAACAACCCCGACGTCATCAAAGCCTACCTGGGAGACGATACAATCTGATGCTGCTCTCCGTCCAAAACCTTCGGGTCAAATACGGCAATATCGAAGCCCTTCACGGCATCTCCTTCCACGTCAACCGGGGCGAGATCGTCACGCTCATCGGCGCCAACGGGGCCGGCAAGACCACCACGCTCCTGTCCATCATGCGCCTGCCGCCCCCCGAGGCCCCCAAGGTCATCGAGGGCGACATCCTCTATGAAGGCCAGTCCATCCTCGGTTGGGAGACCCACGACGTGGTGCGCAAGCTCCACATGGACCTCTCCCCCGAAGGCCGGCGCATTTTCGGCAACCTCACCGTCATGGAGAACCTCATCCTGGCCACCTACGCCCGCAAGGACGGGGAAGAGGCCATCGCCCGCGACCTCGA is from Solidesulfovibrio magneticus RS-1 and encodes:
- a CDS encoding ATP-binding cassette domain-containing protein, whose protein sequence is MATNPVLAVENLDIVAGRPPHETPLVRGLGLSVAPGEVLALIGESGSGKSMTCLAVMDLLPPGVRQTAGRIRVGGRETVRRGRDAAMVLQNPSSCFDPVMTVRGHFRETVRGLGLGGAPDIRAVAALAEVGFDAPGTLLPLYPFQLSGGMLQRVMLALAMLGDPGLLLADEPTTDLDMPAQAKALDCIDALRRSRGLAVLLVTHDLSVAARLADRVAVMRHGRLLETGSAAAFFEAPQSDYGRTLLTAHYDLHDALAAPSPRAANDQGARP
- a CDS encoding ABC transporter ATP-binding protein, coding for MLLSVQNLRVKYGNIEALHGISFHVNRGEIVTLIGANGAGKTTTLLSIMRLPPPEAPKVIEGDILYEGQSILGWETHDVVRKLHMDLSPEGRRIFGNLTVMENLILATYARKDGEEAIARDLDRVLSLFPRMSERRKQRSESLSGGEQQMLAVGRAIMTGCDFILLDEPSMGLAPLLMYEMFRTLKKLNELGLTILLIEQNAKVALNFAHRGYVLDTGEIKTSGTAEELKHDPEVKKAYLGG
- a CDS encoding branched-chain amino acid ABC transporter permease — encoded protein: MLQSFLQNILNALQWGSFYSLIALGYCLVYGVLLLINFAHGDIFMVGAYIAFYCCMFLLGKFGVFAGLPGWMVLAVAVPLTMVLTAVVGVTLERIAYRPLRRKGVNRLYVVITALMCGLILENGNLALLGASRKSFPTLVPVKVFEVFGVTVTNIKLMVIGVAILSFLLLHFIVTRTKIGMAMRAISYDRFAVPLMGIPADTVIVFTFVLGSGFAGLAGLFFAMTYPVIDPYMGALIGWKAFIAAVVGGIGSIAGAFAGGFLLGFVEIMVVAFFPSTYRDLIAFSILLLILSIRPTGLFGVARRTKI
- the nikA gene encoding nickel ABC transporter substrate-binding protein, giving the protein MAIFFRVLALALLLAVPAAPALAGGNELVFSWQSNCGPLNPHLYSPNQMYAQNMLYEPLVRYAEGGKIVPWLAERWDISPDGRTYTFHLRQGVTFSDGTPFDAAAVKANFEAVRKNLARHKWLELVNQLDVLEAPDPATFVMKLKSPYYPALQELSLIRPLRFASPAVFPEDGDTSKGLKKAVGTGPWLLTETKLGEYDLFIRNDKYWGKKPALERVRVKVISDPNARLTAYETGDVDLIYGSGGHASGQIGMDAFKLLAADKANVTGISGPLGTRALCLNSGRGPTRDLAVRQAVAHAVDKAALVKGVFLDVEKPADTLFASDIPYCDLKLPPFALDPAKAEKLLDDAGWKLPKGASVRQKDGQDLEIDLCFIGNDALQKFIAELMQGELAKVGMRIRLVGEESDAFGKRQHDGDFGIIFNDTSGPPYEPHAVVGSMRSPSHADYQAQVGLPMKANIDAKITQALTSTDEDKRAALYKDILTTLHEQAVYLPLTNMTNIVVHRQDVTDPGFMPTKYEIPFEGMTKR
- the purU gene encoding formyltetrahydrofolate deformylase; translated protein: MSATARLRITCPDRPGIVSAVTTFLYTHGANIIDLDQHSTDPEGGTFFMRLEFYTPYIDVSRAALEAAFGEVVGNRFDMDWRLSYSDVPKRVAVLVSRHDHCLMELLWRYARKELPCDIAMVIGNHEDPREAVEGFGVPYHCVPVGDGGMPEAEARMAELLGTGVDLLVLARYMRVVSGDFLRPYDNRVINIHHSFLPAFVGADPYRQAHEKGVKLIGATAHYVTAELDAGPIIEQDTARVTHRHSVADLKAMGSELERTVLARAVTWHLEDRVIVFGNKTVVFR
- a CDS encoding branched-chain amino acid ABC transporter permease, with amino-acid sequence MQRLTVPALLACLFGVLLWAAGTGALNVYWQSVLMFMGVNIILATSLNIINGNMGEFSCGHAGFMAVGAYVSSLLSVALFTKSQVFGEPLIGPSAAVWLFPLVLIAGALAASLVGLLVAIPSFKTRGDYLAIITIAAAYIVKSTIENIGAIGGARGFMGMSAVMSAMNETINLPWIMIWVFIGTVFSVWLIRRFIYSTFGKGVDAICQDEIAAEIMSVNTDRVKLVAFMVSCGLAGLAGGLFAHILGYVNPGTFTILKSTEIMVMVYLGGMGSLSGSVLAAILMTLLIEYLRDAFGFLNTFLHYISVIPDSYEVTQVWKWVVIPLLLVLLMQFRPEGIMGRRELADVFPGLRKFYKFKG
- a CDS encoding ABC transporter ATP-binding protein, translating into MALLDVKEMTQYFGGLCAVSEFTVALEQGQMAALIGPNGAGKTTVFNLVSGFYKPTRGEIIFDGQSIKGLKPHQVTSRGIARTFQNIRLWFEMTVLDNIRIAQHHALGYGLFDCFLRTPRYMQRERDIEDHAMEVLSRLGLAEVAHELPKNLPYGVQRLVEIARALSIKPKLLMLDEPAAGLNSADVEGLIKLIGDIHRDYGIAIWMIEHQMDVVMSLCSWIKVIDFGATIAEGTPEGIQNNPDVIKAYLGDDTI
- the nikB gene encoding nickel ABC transporter permease subunit NikB codes for the protein MLSYILRRLAVLPVILLAVSLVIFAILRLAPGDPAMAYLRLSQIPPTTENLALARETLGLDKPLSAQYATWLAKAARLDFGRSYVTGRPVMDEILYYLPATLELAGASLLITLGLSVPMGVAAALRRDTALDHLTRAVAFAGVSIPNFWFGFLLVWLFSVQLGWLPPLGRGGLSHLVMPAVSLALMSLAVNTRLIRASMLETMHHRFILYARARGVGEGTVVWRHMFVNALIPILTATGMHVGELLGGAVVVESVFSWPGVGRYAVSSIYNRDFPVLQCFMLVMTVIFVVCNLAVDIAYAVADPRMRLGGQGGRA
- a CDS encoding ABC transporter ATP-binding protein; this translates as MTPVLEAVEVAKGYAQGGMFGGGVKKPVLAGVDLSLAAGQRLGLVGRSGCGKSTLGRLLLGLERPDAGLVRYKGRDIRRLSGPDWRLYRRNVQVVFQNFHGAVNPRLTIGETIGEPLANFDRASRGQQLRRAGELLERVGLPGAFVAKRPSQLSGGQLQRACIARAMASSPEVLVLDEAVSSLDMLAQAQVMDLLAALGRESGVSCLFISHDLRVVARLCGEAAVMRDGRIVERATCRGGRFGHDDPGFAELACALLPARPGGGCPDPAKGEAPA
- a CDS encoding ABC transporter substrate-binding protein, whose protein sequence is MKRSWLIALFCVLGLASPVRAADTVKLGFNIPLTGDIPDVGESSKNAAEMLKKKINDAGGLKVGDKTYKVEFIYEDNESKAESALSATRKLITQDGVIGMVGPQSSKQAVPAAEAANELKTPMMAPWSTNPNTTKNRPFVFRGCFLDTFQGPTAAKFASEEFKAKKAAVLYDIASDYPKGLAEDFKAAFEKINGPGSVVAFETFTTKDVDFSAQLTNIAKSGAEVLFVPQYYNEVPLIVQQAKSLGFNKPVLGSDSWGSGDLMGLCGDNCKGFFFVTHYAAAGAQGKTKEFIDEYTKLYKKTPDDVAALTWDSANLMLAALQAAGPMSGDLAKDREALMKAMAGIKKFEGITGNMSYPATGDHDPIKCAVVVKIDDAGKFAFYKSVCP
- the nikC gene encoding nickel ABC transporter permease subunit NikC produces the protein MMRALFAKKLTAMALIVAAVLVAMAAFAPFLATANPDHTDIGRKLEPPSLSEPLGTDHLGRSIYSRLVYGARASLGSVAVIIAAILILSFVVGGASGYLGGTADAVIMRLCDVILTFPTFILALFLIGILGTGLTNVIIAIVMTHWAWYARMVRGMVLQLRNREHVLAAKVAGTPALLLGARHILPPVAAQMAVLASLDIGHMMLHVSGLSFLGLGVQPPTPEWGVMIGDARQFLRTAPQLMLFPGLMIFLSVMAANILGDALRDRLDPHLASELDHGH